The Pseudomonas oryzicola genomic sequence GCACGAACTGAGCGTGCGGGCCGGGGCACGCAGCCTGCACCGCCGGGTGCGCTGGCCGTACGTGGCAGAAAACGAAGGCATCGCCGAATGGGTGATGGGTGGCGAGCTGGTGTTTGTGACCGGCATAAACCACCCACGCGGCGAGGCCAACCTGCTGAGCCTGATAGAGGATGGCGCTGCCGTGGGTATTGCCGGCATGGTGATCCTCACCGGCGACAGCTTCATCCAGGTCATCCCGCCAGCCGTTATCGCCCGTGCCGAGCAACTGGGCCTGCCGCTGATCGAGCAACCGTATGCGCTGAAGATGGTGGTGGTTACCCACCTGATCGGCACGGCGCTGGTGCAGACGAGCCAGGCCCGCCGCTCGCGCAACGACATACTGGGCCAGCTCCTTACCGGGGACTATCCGAGCCTGGCGATTGCCCGACAGCGGGCTGCGCACCTGCAATTGGTCCTGGATGAGCCACGGCGCCTGCTGGCTTTGCGCCTGACAGGTGTGGATGACGTGTTCGAGCAACACGGCCTGGTAGTGGGTGAGCGTACCTGGCAGGCTACCCGCCAGGCCTTGGAAGACCAGCTCGAAGCATGGTGCCGTCAACATCCGGGCAGTGTCACCGCGCAATTGCCCGGCGACCTGTTCGTGGTGCTACTGACCGACACCCGCGATCTGCACGAGGCATTGGCTGCCCTGTACCGGCAGTTGCAGGCCGCAACCGGCGAACTGCAGCTGTACATGGGCCTGTCGGGCCTTGCCGACGACTGCGCGCACTACCGCCAGGCCCTCAACGAGGCGCGGCAGGCGCTGGATGTAGCGCGGCACTTGCGTCCGGCCAACGGCTACTGCAACTTCAGCGAACTGGGTGTCCTGCGCCTGCTACAAGGTATTTTCGACCGCACGCTGATCGACGATTTCGTCAGCCGCACCCTCGGCCCGCTGCTCAGCCCCGGGCGCAAGCACGCCCATGCGCTGGTGCACACCCTGGATGCGCTGCTCATGGAAAACGGCAACGGCTTCAAGGCCGCACAGCGCCTGGGGCTGCACCGCAATACCGTCAATCAGCGCATCCTGCGCATCGAACAACTCAGCGGGCAGTCTCTCGACGACCCGCTTTTTCGCATGAATGCTTCCGTCGCCCTGTTGATATGGCGCATGAGCGAAGACCACGGCAAGGAGTAACAAGATGAACATTATCAACGCACGCCTGCGCGGCAAGCCTGGGCTGTTCCGCATCGAACTGAACGGCGAGCGCATTGCCGCCATCGTGCCCCAGGCCCAGGTGATGGCGCCCAGCGCCGTGGGAGACCTGGATGCCGGGCAGAACCTGGTGGTAGCACCTTTCGTCGAACCGCACATTCATCTCGATGCCACGCTGACCGCTGGCGAACCGAAGTGGAACATGAGCGGCACCCTGTTCGAAGGCATCGAGCGCTGGGCCGAGCGCAAGGAGATCACCACCCACGCCGACATCAAGACCCGTGCGAAAAAGACCATCGACATGCTGGTGGAGCATGGCATCCAGCATGTACGCACCCACGTCGATGTTACCGACCCGACCCTCACCGCGCTCAAGGCCATGGTCGAGGTGCGCGACGAAGTGCGTCACCTGATCGACCTGCAGATCGTCGCGTTCCCCCAGGAAGGCATCGAGTCGTATGCCAACGGCCGGGCGCTGATGACCGAGGCGGTGGCCATCGGCGCCGACGTGGTTGGCGGCATTCCGCATTTCGAGAACACCCGCGACCAGGGCGTTGCATCGGTGAAGTTCCTGATGGACCTGGCCGAGCGCACCGGTTGCCTGGTGGACGTGCATTGCGACGAAACCGACGACCCACTGTCGCGCTTCCTTGAAGTGCTGGCCGAAGAGGCCCGGGTGCGCGGCATGGGCCCCCGGGTTACCGCCAGCCACACGGTGGCCATGGGCTCCTACGACAATGCCTACTGCTACAAGCTGTTTCGCCTGCTGAAACTGTCGGGTATCAACTTCGTGTCCTGCCCGACCGAGAGCATTCACCTGCAAGGGCGTTTCGACAACTATCCGAAACGCCGTGGTGTCACCCGCGTGGCCGAGATCGACCGTGCGGGGATGAACGTGTGCTTTGGCCAGGACTCGATCGTCGACCCTTGGTACCCACTGGGCAATGGCAACATTCTGCGCATTCTCGAAGCCGGCCTGCACATCTGCCACATGCTCGGTTATGAGGACTTGCAGCGCTGCCTGGACCTGATCACCGACAACAGCGCCCGGACCCTGAACCTGGGGGAGGGCTACGGCATCGAGGTGGGGCGGCCGGCGAACCTGTTGCTGCTGTCGGCGCCGGATGATTACGAGTTGGTGCGCAGCCAGGGGCATGCGCTGGTGTCTGTACGGCACGGCAAGGTGCTGATGCAGCGGACACCGGCGCAAGTACAGCGCTTTACCTGAGGTGGCATGGCCTCAGGCGGTCATCGCAGCCAGGGCACAGCTTGAGATCTGCGCATCCTGTACCGCCACACCGGTGAGGTCGGCCAGGGTGATCTGTGCGGCGTGCTCCCGCCCATGGGCACCGCTGGCCAGCAACGTACCCAGTTCGATCAGTTGCTTCGTGTCGATCTGGCCGCTGCTCAAGGCGTGGGCAACCTCGCCGTACTGGCTGCACTGGGCGACCGAATCGACGATGATGCGGTCGGCCCTGGCCACCAGCGCCGGGTCCAGCTCCTGCTTGCCGGGCGCATCGGCACCGACAGCGGTAATGTGCGTGCCAGGCCGGACCCACTCGCTGAGCAACAGCGGCTGGCGGGAAGGGGTCGTACAGACAATCAGGTTGGCCGCCGCCGCGACCTCGGCGGCGTCATGCGTGATGCGCACCTCATAACCCAATGCGCGGGCAAACGCACGGTAGGCAGCCAGCTCGCTGTCCTGGCGGCCCCAGACCATGACCTGACGGCAATCGGTGATGGCGCCCAGCTGTTCAAGCTGCATCCTGGCCTGCATGCCCGTGCCCAGTATGCCGATCGCACTGACCCGCGGCGGTGCCAGCAACCGTGCGGCAATACGCCCCGCAAGGGCCGTGCGCATGCCGGTCAGCCAACCCTCGTCATGCAGCAGCGCCAAGGGCTGCCCGGTGTGCGCAGACAGCACCAGCATCAAGCCATCGTTGCTCGGCAGGCCTTTGCCTGGGTTGTCATAGAAACCGGTCGAGAGTTTGACAGTGAAGGTGGCGCTGCCCTCTATATAGGCCGACTTGATGCAGCAGTCGCCGTTGGCCCCGGGGAAGGCAAAGCCCTGGACCGGTGGTACTTGTGCCTTGCCTGCGGAGAAGGCGATGAAGCCTTGTTCCAGGCAACGCAGCGCAACCTCGGGGTCGAGGCTGGCAACGATCTGCGCTTTGCTGAAGAGCCTCACTTGACTGCCCCCAGGAACTCGTCCAGCAGGATATTGCGGCCACACAGGATTACCGCGACGCGCTTGCCGCAGTAGCGCGCGGCCAGCTTTTGCATACCGGCGACCGCAACAGCTGCGGCGCCTTCGATGATCCAGCGTTCACTGCTGGCGACATCGCGCATGCCGGCCTTGATTTCCTCTTCGCTGACCAGCACGGTGTCGGTCAGCAACGCTTGGCACAGCGGGAAGGTGATGCTGCCAGGCTCGACACCACCGGCAGTGCCATCGGACAGTGTGTCGGTGGCATCCACGTTGATGATCTTGCCAGCTTTGAGCGACTGCTGCAGCGCTGGGTCATTGGCAGGCCAGCAACCGATGATATCGGTACCCGGCTTGAGCACCCGCAGGGCCGCGGCAATACCGGAAATCATTCCACCACCGCCGACCGCAACGAAAACGGCGTCCAGATCCGGCGCCTGTTCGAACAGTTCGAAGCCGATGGTGCCTTGTCCTGCGATGACCTGCGGGTCGTTGTAGGGTGATACGAATGGCTTGCCCTGGAGCTGAGCCTGCCTGGCAGCCTCCAGTTCGGCACCCAACGGGTCGGTAGGCAAGCCGATCACCTCCGCGCCGAGCGCGCGCATGGCCTGTACTTTGTAGGCAGAAGCGCCATTGCTGGTGTACACGGTGACCGGCACCCCAGCGCCTTTACCTGCCAGTGCCAGCGCCTGCCCGTGGTTGCCGGAAGAAGCGGCAATCACCCCTTGGGAACGCTGCTCGGCCGGCAACAGGCGAATCTTGTTGCTGGCCCCACGGAACTTGAACGAGCCCGTGTGTTGCAAATGCTCGCACTTGAGCAGCACCTGACAGCCAGTCATTGCCGACAGCCGGGCACTGTAGGTCAGCGGCGTGATGCTGACGGCTGGACGTAGCGCCACATGGGCATCCTCGATCGCCTGGTACAACGTGTCGAGGTAAGCGGCGTCGACGCCGGTGGGCGAACCTGTGGCGGTGGACATGACTGCACTCCTGAGTGAATGTAGAAACCACGTCCACGATAGACATTTAGTCCACGCATGACAAGAGGGCGAGCGTGAACGGGCGCGCCACTGCCTGGCTCACCAACGTTCTGGAACAAAAGGGAAGGGGTTGCCTGCCGCCTAGGCGCGCAGCTCTTTCAGGTATTTGTACACCGTGGCCCGGCCCATGTTGAGCACTTTGGCGATGTAGTCGGCAGCACTACGCCCTTCAAACGCGCCCTCGGCATGCAACGCCTGCACCAGGCTGCGCTTGTCTTTTGCCTGCAGCGTTTGCAGGGACAGGTTGCGCTCCCGAAGCCAGGCATGCAGGAAAGTGTTGATGCGTTCCTGCCAGTCGTTGCGGAACAGCGAATCGGGCTGCGGCACCAGGCGGCTCATCTGGAAGAACGCATCCAGTGCCGCGCGAGCCTGTTCCAGTACCGATACATTCAGGTTGATGCACATCAGGTGTTCGGCTTCACCGGCCTGGTTGCGCAGCACAGTACTGATGGAACGGATCTTCTGGCCGTTCCAGTTGAGCTTTTCGTAGGGGCCCAGGTTGACCCCGTTCAGCAGGTCCGCCAACTCGTGGTCGATCGCCGAATCATCGCCCAGTTCGCGCTGGGAGAAATTGTTGGCGATGTGAACGACGGTCTGGCTGCGCAGTTCGTGAACGATGACTTCAGCATGCGGGTATAGCAGCAGGGCGATGCTGTCGGCGATTGCCTTGTAATTTTCCAGGGTCATTTTCTGTCGATGATCGAAGGCCAGGCACCATGGTGGCGGCAAAGCGTAACCGGCACAAGGCACCTTGCCGGCCAGCTTCGTACGCATGCCTCACCACAAGACAGCCAGTTTTTTCCTGTCACATGCGATAAGCCGTGATTATTCGTTGTTAGTAACGCTTTGCACAGGCGTCTGCAGAGCGGCATAATTGGTACGTAATTACATGATACATAACACAGTACGAAATCGTAGGAGCAGGCATGGCCCGGGGCGGTATAAACAAGGTCGTAGTGCAGCAAGCGCGGCAGGCACTGATTGCCCGGGGGGAAAACCCCAGCATCGATGCCATTCGTATCGAGCTGGGCAACACCGGTTCCAAGACCACGATCCACCGCTACCTGAAGGAGCTGAACGGCCAACAGCCTGTCGCCGCCGAGGGCGGCATGGCATTGAGTGACGTGCTCAGCCGTATGGTCGGGCAGTTGGCAACCCAGCTGCAGGACGAGGCTGACCTGAAGATCGAGCAGGCCGAAAGCCGCTTCACCGAACAGCGCGAGCAGCTCGAAGCGCAGCTGGCGATCGCTCGGCAGGCATTGGCGGCCGCGCACCAACAGCATCAGATCGACGCGGCCGCCTTGGCCGCCGAAGCGGAAAAGCTGCGCTCCACGCAAAGCACCCTGCAAGCCGAACAGCTGCGCAGTGCCAGCCTCAACCAGGCGCTGGGCGAGCTGCAGGTGCGCCTGGCGGACAAGGACGAGCAGGTGAAGTCCCTGGAAGACAAGCACCGCCATGCCCGCGATGCGCTCGAACACTACCGCAACGCCAGTCGCGAACAGCGCGAACAGGAGCAGCGCCGCCACGAAGCGCAACTGCAGCAGCTGCAGGTGGAAGTGCGCCAGTTGCAGCAGGGCATGATCGTCAAGCAGGACGAGCTGACCCGCCTGCACCGCGATAACGAGCGGTTGCTGGGTGAACACCGCCAGGCCAGCAGCGCCTGCCGGGCCCAGGAAGAACTGCTGGAGCAACGTGATGCGCAGATCCAGGGCCTGCGCACGATCCTGGCCCAGGCGCAGGGCGCCAGCGAGGAGATGCGCCGGCAGCTGGATGCTCAGGCGCAGAACCTGGAGCAGCGCCGCGACCTGTGCGCCGAACAGGCGCGGCAGTTGCAGCGGCTTGATGAACAGTTGAAGGAACGTGATGAAGCATTGGCGCAGTGCAAGGCGCAACTGGCCCAGGCTGCAGATTGATCAAACTTTTCCGGGCGGGCGCTTTCTTCCCTATACATCCACTGGAGATAGTGCCATGCCCGAATCGCAACCCGTACGCAAAGAGGGGCCTCACTCGTCCGAGCAGGCCGACAAGAAGGTTGACCTGGGTTTTGACCCGGACTCACCCGATGCTGACGACCCACAGGTCGACCCGCAAGGGCCGGCCAAGCCCCCCAGAGACGTAGAGAAGAAACGATAGCCACTGGTTTGCAGCCCATCGCCGGCAAGCCAGCCACCCCATCTGCCGCACTGACCTGATGCCAGGCGCGGCCTTTGTGGCGCTGGTTCACCGACGATGAGGCGGGCCAGGCTGGCAACACTCAAGTGTCGGCTTGCCTGGCAGCCTCCACGCCCGCCGCCGACAGCTTGATCGGGTAGTTGACACTGATCTGATGGTCGCTGCCGACCGCCACACTGCCGTCCTGGATCAAACCGGCCTCTTGCAAGGTCTTGAGCATACCGGCCACCGCTTTCTCGCCGCGGTAGTTGTCCAGCACCTCCTTGCCAAGCCCTTGAGGGTGGGCGTGCAGCAGGCGGGTCAGTACTTCGGCCTTCAAAGCATCGTTACTCATGGCGGGCCTCACTTGCCGTGCTTGGCCTGAAGTGCCTTGGCGTGCTCCAGATGCTGTTCGAGCTTGGGCAGGGTTTCGCTGGCAAAGGCCTTCAGCTCGGCCTTGTCAGACGAAGCGGCCTCTTTCTTGAACAGTTCCACCGCCTTTTCGTGAGCGTCCACCTGGTTGTTGATGTAGGCCTTGTCGAAGGACTCCTCGCGCCATTCCAGGATCATTTTCTTGACCTTGTCGGTGATCGCCGCCTCATCGGGTACGGAGATGTCCAGCTTGCGGGCGATGTCGCCGAGTTTCTGGTTGGCCTGGGTGTGGTCAGTGACCATTTGCTGGGCGAATGTCTTGATTTCGGTGTTCTGGCTTTTCTCCTGGGCCAGCTTACCGGTAACCACTTCGGCAATGCCGGCCTCGGTGGCGGCCTCGACAAAGTCATCGGAACTCGCCGCCAGGGCCTGTACCGATGCCAGGCCCAGCACCATGGACAAACCGACGCGCTTGATGAAGAGATTGCTCATGCCTCACTCCTTAAACCGTGACGCGACCTCAGTGTCGCGTACGGTTGAGGGTGAAAGCAGGGCAAAGGTTTAATCTTTTTCCTCGCCGAGGTGTCCACATGCTGGTCAACTATAGTGAACAGCGGCAAACGCGGGGTGGCCAGGGATTTCAATGTACGCAGCCAGGAATAAGGACGAAGAGGGGCTTTTCGCCATAACCGGTGAGGGCCGTGCCGTGGCGCTGTTCCGCATGGTTCTGGCATTCATGCTGATGGTGATGCTGGCCTTCGTCGTGGTCGAAGGCTGGCGCATCTGGCGCGACTACCGGCATGCCTTTGCCAATGCCGAGAACATGGTCACCAACCTGGCCAGGGCCACGGCGCAACACGCCGAAGATGCCATCCGCCAGGTGGATGCCATCACCGCAGCCCTGTCCGAGCGCCTGGAGGGTGATGGGTTCGACCATATCGACCGGCCACGCTTGCATGCCTTGCTGGTACAGCAAAAAAATATCATGCCGCAGCTACATGGATTGTTCGTGTATGACGCCGAGGGCAACTGGGTCGTTACCGATCAGGCAGCAATACCGCCCAAGGCCAACAATGCCGACCGCGACTACTTCATCTACCACCGTACCCACAGCGACCGTGGCGTACACATCGGCTCGGTGGTGCGCAGCCGCTCCACGGATGATTTGATCATTCCTATTTCCCGGCGCCTTGAGCATGCCGACGGCAGCTTCGCCGGGGTGTTGCTGGGCACGATCAAGGTG encodes the following:
- a CDS encoding ornithine cyclodeaminase family protein gives rise to the protein MRLFSKAQIVASLDPEVALRCLEQGFIAFSAGKAQVPPVQGFAFPGANGDCCIKSAYIEGSATFTVKLSTGFYDNPGKGLPSNDGLMLVLSAHTGQPLALLHDEGWLTGMRTALAGRIAARLLAPPRVSAIGILGTGMQARMQLEQLGAITDCRQVMVWGRQDSELAAYRAFARALGYEVRITHDAAEVAAAANLIVCTTPSRQPLLLSEWVRPGTHITAVGADAPGKQELDPALVARADRIIVDSVAQCSQYGEVAHALSSGQIDTKQLIELGTLLASGAHGREHAAQITLADLTGVAVQDAQISSCALAAMTA
- a CDS encoding helix-turn-helix transcriptional regulator translates to MTLENYKAIADSIALLLYPHAEVIVHELRSQTVVHIANNFSQRELGDDSAIDHELADLLNGVNLGPYEKLNWNGQKIRSISTVLRNQAGEAEHLMCINLNVSVLEQARAALDAFFQMSRLVPQPDSLFRNDWQERINTFLHAWLRERNLSLQTLQAKDKRSLVQALHAEGAFEGRSAADYIAKVLNMGRATVYKYLKELRA
- a CDS encoding PucR family transcriptional regulator, which gives rise to MSLALEEILQLPGLHELSVRAGARSLHRRVRWPYVAENEGIAEWVMGGELVFVTGINHPRGEANLLSLIEDGAAVGIAGMVILTGDSFIQVIPPAVIARAEQLGLPLIEQPYALKMVVVTHLIGTALVQTSQARRSRNDILGQLLTGDYPSLAIARQRAAHLQLVLDEPRRLLALRLTGVDDVFEQHGLVVGERTWQATRQALEDQLEAWCRQHPGSVTAQLPGDLFVVLLTDTRDLHEALAALYRQLQAATGELQLYMGLSGLADDCAHYRQALNEARQALDVARHLRPANGYCNFSELGVLRLLQGIFDRTLIDDFVSRTLGPLLSPGRKHAHALVHTLDALLMENGNGFKAAQRLGLHRNTVNQRILRIEQLSGQSLDDPLFRMNASVALLIWRMSEDHGKE
- the codA gene encoding cytosine deaminase codes for the protein MNIINARLRGKPGLFRIELNGERIAAIVPQAQVMAPSAVGDLDAGQNLVVAPFVEPHIHLDATLTAGEPKWNMSGTLFEGIERWAERKEITTHADIKTRAKKTIDMLVEHGIQHVRTHVDVTDPTLTALKAMVEVRDEVRHLIDLQIVAFPQEGIESYANGRALMTEAVAIGADVVGGIPHFENTRDQGVASVKFLMDLAERTGCLVDVHCDETDDPLSRFLEVLAEEARVRGMGPRVTASHTVAMGSYDNAYCYKLFRLLKLSGINFVSCPTESIHLQGRFDNYPKRRGVTRVAEIDRAGMNVCFGQDSIVDPWYPLGNGNILRILEAGLHICHMLGYEDLQRCLDLITDNSARTLNLGEGYGIEVGRPANLLLLSAPDDYELVRSQGHALVSVRHGKVLMQRTPAQVQRFT
- a CDS encoding DNA-binding protein, whose translation is MARGGINKVVVQQARQALIARGENPSIDAIRIELGNTGSKTTIHRYLKELNGQQPVAAEGGMALSDVLSRMVGQLATQLQDEADLKIEQAESRFTEQREQLEAQLAIARQALAAAHQQHQIDAAALAAEAEKLRSTQSTLQAEQLRSASLNQALGELQVRLADKDEQVKSLEDKHRHARDALEHYRNASREQREQEQRRHEAQLQQLQVEVRQLQQGMIVKQDELTRLHRDNERLLGEHRQASSACRAQEELLEQRDAQIQGLRTILAQAQGASEEMRRQLDAQAQNLEQRRDLCAEQARQLQRLDEQLKERDEALAQCKAQLAQAAD
- a CDS encoding threonine/serine dehydratase, with the protein product MSTATGSPTGVDAAYLDTLYQAIEDAHVALRPAVSITPLTYSARLSAMTGCQVLLKCEHLQHTGSFKFRGASNKIRLLPAEQRSQGVIAASSGNHGQALALAGKGAGVPVTVYTSNGASAYKVQAMRALGAEVIGLPTDPLGAELEAARQAQLQGKPFVSPYNDPQVIAGQGTIGFELFEQAPDLDAVFVAVGGGGMISGIAAALRVLKPGTDIIGCWPANDPALQQSLKAGKIINVDATDTLSDGTAGGVEPGSITFPLCQALLTDTVLVSEEEIKAGMRDVASSERWIIEGAAAVAVAGMQKLAARYCGKRVAVILCGRNILLDEFLGAVK
- a CDS encoding DUF4142 domain-containing protein; protein product: MSNLFIKRVGLSMVLGLASVQALAASSDDFVEAATEAGIAEVVTGKLAQEKSQNTEIKTFAQQMVTDHTQANQKLGDIARKLDISVPDEAAITDKVKKMILEWREESFDKAYINNQVDAHEKAVELFKKEAASSDKAELKAFASETLPKLEQHLEHAKALQAKHGK
- a CDS encoding DUF6021 family protein, whose protein sequence is MPESQPVRKEGPHSSEQADKKVDLGFDPDSPDADDPQVDPQGPAKPPRDVEKKR